One window from the genome of Crassostrea angulata isolate pt1a10 chromosome 2, ASM2561291v2, whole genome shotgun sequence encodes:
- the LOC128171562 gene encoding adhesion G protein-coupled receptor B1-like isoform X1 has protein sequence MLKIIFCLHFCLSSSFAYVNLALNKETFEQYPRLIRYNVASNKAVDGIKPDQNYSDEQCSFSKAEKTATWWVNLNSVYNINDIRIYYANESGWGNWYKGLRLGFSIYVSNTTNKSDGVLCYKDNNFTLDTFPEVLDTQCPVYGQYVIYYNERLLGVTYPEDYSNDVFNSLCEVEVYGCPVLGHYGADCNVSCSDADCCYSHVETGTCQGCYSESEGLQCRFEQNTCIEDKTDGILWKATFAGRNKEIPCPENQNGVATRFCDEHGEWNLPNLINCTNEALVNASSLLDGIIANKTQDKFRIQKTVNNTLQLMKKLTSSTSGISAGDLSSSLGVLEKIVTVTNATGSVIEKEVFYAVIDNILSPNNSNSWTTISEQTENGPTFLLKNMDRFSKITLQNDNITATKFNGFNFELVINQTKIDETRIRFPDEQSNKVSPNPEESLTFLELPKQASNATKAINYVAVLYKTMSDILGSDSNSKELKGKQAKKSKQRSFVNSPILSLTTQTDLGVLDPPLNLRFGHTIKKESTEMRALCVSWDFNLNKWSEEGCTVIQTDRQRTVCHCNHLTNFAILMRPYTQVSEESPFLKTMSFVGIALSIAFTFLTSLIYILTWRYIRSDKNIMMLNICGSLILSYTIFISSVEQTSNEVACVAITAIIHYFFLVTFFSMLGLGVYYFMSITVTYYALYVANNFKSKSRIHWFLGGIWGIPVIITTTNLGAFWGKGYHLKSYCWLSIESGSLYMFIIPVCLISLINILIIVSLLRVLFASSIVARSSLQRKASSGLRSLGTLLPVLGVTWLFGILAVNENAVVFQYLFVIANSFQV, from the exons ATGCTGAAGATAATATTTTGTCTTCACTTTTGTCTTTCATCAAGCTTTGCCTATG TTAATTTAGCGCTCAATAAAGAAACATTTGAGCAATATCCACGTCTAATCCGTTACAACGTTGCTTCAAACAAGGCTGTAGATGGGATAAAGCCAGATCAAAACTACAGTGATGAacaatgttcattttcaaaGGCAGAAAAAACAGCCACCTGGTGGGTGAATCTAAACAGTGTTTACAACATCAATGATATCCGGATATATTACGCTAATG AGTCAGGTTGGGGAAACTGGTATAAAGGGCTGCGCTTAGGATTTTCTATATACGTCTCAAACACAACCAATAAGTCAGATGGTGTATTATGCTACAAGGACAACAATTTTACGTTGGACACCTTTCCAGAAGTCCTTGATACCCAGTGTCCTGTGTATGGACAATACGTCATTTATTACAACGAGAGACTACTCGGAGTTACGTACCCTGAGGACTATAGTAATGATGTATTCAATTCACTTTGCGAAGTTGAAGTGTATG gGTGTCCTGTCCTTGGCCACTATGGAGCTGATTGCAACGTGTCCTGTTCTGACGCCGATTGTTGCTATAGTCATGTCGAAACGGGCACTTGTCAGGGTTGTTATTCGGAAAGTGAAGGACTTCAATGTCGATTTG AACAAAACACCTGCATAGAAGACAAGACAGACGGTATATTATGGAAAGCAACTTTTGCaggaagaaataaagaaattccGTGCCCTGAAAATCAAAATG GAGTGGCGACAAGATTCTGTGATGAACATGGAGAATGGAATCTTCCTAACCTTATTAACTGCACCAACGAAGCTCTGGTGAATGCATCATCACTT TTGGATGGTATCATCGCAAATAAAACACAGGATAAATTCAGAATCCAGAAGACGGTTAACAATACTCTACAATTGATGAAAAAGCTTACATCATCGACCAGTGGAATCAGTGCTGGGGATCTGAGCTCCTCTCTTGGCGTTTTGGAGAAGATTGTCACAGTAACAAACGCTACGGGATCAGTTATCGAAAAAGAG GTCTTTTACGCTGttattgataacattttgtCGCCTAATAACTCTAACTCTTGGACTACTATAAGCGAACAG ACAGAAAATGGCCCCACCTTTCTCCTAAAGAATATGGACCGTTTCAGCAAAATAACACTCCAAAACGACAATATTACAGCAACTAAATTTAACGGATTTAATTTTG agctggttatcAACCAAACAAAAATCGATGAAACGAGAATACGTTTTCCGGATGAACAATCAAACAAGGTTTCTCCAAACCCCGAAGAAAGTCTTACCTTTCTAGAATTACCAAAACAAGCATCAAACGCtacaaaag CGATCAACTATGTTGCTGTTCTATATAAAACAATGTCAGACATTCTGGGATCTGATTCTAACAG TAAAGAGTTGAAAGGTAAACAGGCGAAAAAGTCTAAACAAAGATCCTTTGTCAATTCCCCAATACTGTCCCTCACTACCCAGACAGACTTAGGAGTGTTGGACCCACCTCTCAATCTTAGGTTTGGACACACTATTAAA aAGGAGTCTACAGAAATGCGCGCTTTATGTGTATCATGGGATTTTAATCTAAA CAAATGGTCAGAGGAAGGATGCACTGTGATCCAAACAGATCGTCAGAGAACTGTTTGTCATTGCAACCATCTCACAAACTTTGCTATTTTAATGAGACCATACACTCAG GTATCCGAAGAAAGTCCATTCTTAAAAACGATGTCATTTGTTGGGATAGCTCTCTCCATAGCGTTTACGTTTCTTACTTCTTTGATTTACATCTTGACATGGAG ATATATAAGGAGTGACAAAAACATCATGATGCTGAATATCTGTGGATCGTTAATACTGTCgtatacaatatttatatcGTCAGTGGAACAGACATCGAATGAG GTTGCTTGCGTTGCAATAACGGCCATTATCCACTACTTTTTCTTAGTGACATTCTTCAGTATGCTTGGGTTAGGTGTTTATTACTTCATGAGTATTACAGTGACTTACTATGCCCTGTATGTTGCAAACAACTTCAAGTCGAAATCAAGGATTCATTGGTTTCTGGGTGGAATCTGGG GTATACCGGTCATTATTACTACAACAAATCTTGGAGCGTTTTGGGGGAAAGGATACCACCTGAAGTCATA CTGCTGGTTGTCCATAGAAAGTGGCTCACTTTATATGTTTATCATTCCAGTCTGTCTGATTAGTTTG atCAACATTCTTATAATTGTTTCACTTTTAAGGGTGTTGTTTGCTTCGAGCATAGTGGCAAGGTCTTCACTGCAGAGGAAAGCGTC ATCCGGTCTGCGGTCACTTGGAACACTTCTGCCAGTTCTAGGAGTAACTTGGCTGTTCGGAATCCTGGCAGTTAACGAAAATGCAGTTGTGTTTCAGTATCTATTTGTCATTGCAAATTCATTCCAGGTTTGA
- the LOC128171562 gene encoding adhesion G protein-coupled receptor E3-like isoform X3: protein MLKIIFCLHFCLSSSFAYVNLALNKETFEQYPRLIRYNVASNKAVDGIKPDQNYSDEQCSFSKAEKTATWWVNLNSVYNINDIRIYYANESGWGNWYKGLRLGFSIYVSNTTNKSDGVLCYKDNNFTLDTFPEVLDTQCPVYGQYVIYYNERLLGVTYPEDYSNDVFNSLCEVEVYGCPVLGHYGADCNVSCSDADCCYSHVETGTCQGCYSESEGLQCRFEQNTCIEDKTDGILWKATFAGRNKEIPCPENQNGVATRFCDEHGEWNLPNLINCTNEALVNASSLLDGIIANKTQDKFRIQKTVNNTLQLMKKLTSSTSGISAGDLSSSLGVLEKIVTVTNATGSVIEKEVFYAVIDNILSPNNSNSWTTISEQTENGPTFLLKNMDRFSKITLQNDNITATKFNGFNFELVINQTKIDETRIRFPDEQSNKVSPNPEESLTFLELPKQASNATKAINYVAVLYKTMSDILGSDSNSKELKGKQAKKSKQRSFVNSPILSLTTQTDLGVLDPPLNLRFGHTIKKESTEMRALCVSWDFNLNKWSEEGCTVIQTDRQRTVCHCNHLTNFAILMRPYTQVSEESPFLKTMSFVGIALSIAFTFLTSLIYILTWRYIRSDKNIMMLNICGSLILSYTIFISSVEQTSNEVACVAITAIIHYFFLVTFFSMLGLGVYYFMSITVTYYALYVANNFKSKSRIHWFLGGIWGIPVIITTTNLGAFWGKGYHLKSYCWLSIESGSLYMFIIPVCLISLINILIIVSLLRVLFASSIVARSSLQRKASSGLRSLGTLLPVLGVTWLFGILAVNENAVVFQYLFVIANSFQGFLIFVSHVLLDKKVRQGIGNRYPSLSTIFSFAERGTKETTISSPSPSTSKSNEPKSLVKRFWQTKEKKSELSMSEKTMSTSCPQSVSHAKRNETNSD, encoded by the exons ATGCTGAAGATAATATTTTGTCTTCACTTTTGTCTTTCATCAAGCTTTGCCTATG TTAATTTAGCGCTCAATAAAGAAACATTTGAGCAATATCCACGTCTAATCCGTTACAACGTTGCTTCAAACAAGGCTGTAGATGGGATAAAGCCAGATCAAAACTACAGTGATGAacaatgttcattttcaaaGGCAGAAAAAACAGCCACCTGGTGGGTGAATCTAAACAGTGTTTACAACATCAATGATATCCGGATATATTACGCTAATG AGTCAGGTTGGGGAAACTGGTATAAAGGGCTGCGCTTAGGATTTTCTATATACGTCTCAAACACAACCAATAAGTCAGATGGTGTATTATGCTACAAGGACAACAATTTTACGTTGGACACCTTTCCAGAAGTCCTTGATACCCAGTGTCCTGTGTATGGACAATACGTCATTTATTACAACGAGAGACTACTCGGAGTTACGTACCCTGAGGACTATAGTAATGATGTATTCAATTCACTTTGCGAAGTTGAAGTGTATG gGTGTCCTGTCCTTGGCCACTATGGAGCTGATTGCAACGTGTCCTGTTCTGACGCCGATTGTTGCTATAGTCATGTCGAAACGGGCACTTGTCAGGGTTGTTATTCGGAAAGTGAAGGACTTCAATGTCGATTTG AACAAAACACCTGCATAGAAGACAAGACAGACGGTATATTATGGAAAGCAACTTTTGCaggaagaaataaagaaattccGTGCCCTGAAAATCAAAATG GAGTGGCGACAAGATTCTGTGATGAACATGGAGAATGGAATCTTCCTAACCTTATTAACTGCACCAACGAAGCTCTGGTGAATGCATCATCACTT TTGGATGGTATCATCGCAAATAAAACACAGGATAAATTCAGAATCCAGAAGACGGTTAACAATACTCTACAATTGATGAAAAAGCTTACATCATCGACCAGTGGAATCAGTGCTGGGGATCTGAGCTCCTCTCTTGGCGTTTTGGAGAAGATTGTCACAGTAACAAACGCTACGGGATCAGTTATCGAAAAAGAG GTCTTTTACGCTGttattgataacattttgtCGCCTAATAACTCTAACTCTTGGACTACTATAAGCGAACAG ACAGAAAATGGCCCCACCTTTCTCCTAAAGAATATGGACCGTTTCAGCAAAATAACACTCCAAAACGACAATATTACAGCAACTAAATTTAACGGATTTAATTTTG agctggttatcAACCAAACAAAAATCGATGAAACGAGAATACGTTTTCCGGATGAACAATCAAACAAGGTTTCTCCAAACCCCGAAGAAAGTCTTACCTTTCTAGAATTACCAAAACAAGCATCAAACGCtacaaaag CGATCAACTATGTTGCTGTTCTATATAAAACAATGTCAGACATTCTGGGATCTGATTCTAACAG TAAAGAGTTGAAAGGTAAACAGGCGAAAAAGTCTAAACAAAGATCCTTTGTCAATTCCCCAATACTGTCCCTCACTACCCAGACAGACTTAGGAGTGTTGGACCCACCTCTCAATCTTAGGTTTGGACACACTATTAAA aAGGAGTCTACAGAAATGCGCGCTTTATGTGTATCATGGGATTTTAATCTAAA CAAATGGTCAGAGGAAGGATGCACTGTGATCCAAACAGATCGTCAGAGAACTGTTTGTCATTGCAACCATCTCACAAACTTTGCTATTTTAATGAGACCATACACTCAG GTATCCGAAGAAAGTCCATTCTTAAAAACGATGTCATTTGTTGGGATAGCTCTCTCCATAGCGTTTACGTTTCTTACTTCTTTGATTTACATCTTGACATGGAG ATATATAAGGAGTGACAAAAACATCATGATGCTGAATATCTGTGGATCGTTAATACTGTCgtatacaatatttatatcGTCAGTGGAACAGACATCGAATGAG GTTGCTTGCGTTGCAATAACGGCCATTATCCACTACTTTTTCTTAGTGACATTCTTCAGTATGCTTGGGTTAGGTGTTTATTACTTCATGAGTATTACAGTGACTTACTATGCCCTGTATGTTGCAAACAACTTCAAGTCGAAATCAAGGATTCATTGGTTTCTGGGTGGAATCTGGG GTATACCGGTCATTATTACTACAACAAATCTTGGAGCGTTTTGGGGGAAAGGATACCACCTGAAGTCATA CTGCTGGTTGTCCATAGAAAGTGGCTCACTTTATATGTTTATCATTCCAGTCTGTCTGATTAGTTTG atCAACATTCTTATAATTGTTTCACTTTTAAGGGTGTTGTTTGCTTCGAGCATAGTGGCAAGGTCTTCACTGCAGAGGAAAGCGTC ATCCGGTCTGCGGTCACTTGGAACACTTCTGCCAGTTCTAGGAGTAACTTGGCTGTTCGGAATCCTGGCAGTTAACGAAAATGCAGTTGTGTTTCAGTATCTATTTGTCATTGCAAATTCATTCCAG GGGTTCCTCATTTTTGTTTCACACGTTTTGTTGGACAAAAAG GTGAGGCAAGGCATAGGGAATAGATACCCGAGTTTGAGTACAATATTCAGTTTCGCTGAGCGAGGGACAAAAGAAACTACTATAAGTTCACCAAGCCCGTCGACATCTAAATCAAATGAACCAAAG agtTTGGTTAAAAGATTTTGGCAAACCAAAGAGAAGAAGTCTGAGTTATCAATGTCAGAAAAAACGATGTCTACAAGTTGTCCACAAAGTGTTTCTCATGCAAAA AGAAATGAAACAAATTCTGATTAA
- the LOC128171562 gene encoding adhesion G protein-coupled receptor B1-like isoform X2 produces the protein MLKIIFCLHFCLSSSFAYVNLALNKETFEQYPRLIRYNVASNKAVDGIKPDQNYSDEQCSFSKAEKTATWWVNLNSVYNINDIRIYYANESGWGNWYKGLRLGFSIYVSNTTNKSDGVLCYKDNNFTLDTFPEVLDTQCPVYGQYVIYYNERLLGVTYPEDYSNDVFNSLCEVEVYGCPVLGHYGADCNVSCSDADCCYSHVETGTCQGCYSESEGLQCRFEQNTCIEDKTDGILWKATFAGRNKEIPCPENQNGVATRFCDEHGEWNLPNLINCTNEALVNASSLLDGIIANKTQDKFRIQKTVNNTLQLMKKLTSSTSGISAGDLSSSLGVLEKIVTVTNATGSVIEKEVFYAVIDNILSPNNSNSWTTISEQTENGPTFLLKNMDRFSKITLQNDNITATKFNGFNFELVINQTKIDETRIRFPDEQSNKVSPNPEESLTFLELPKQASNATKAINYVAVLYKTMSDILGSDSNSKELKGKQAKKSKQRSFVNSPILSLTTQTDLGVLDPPLNLRFGHTIKKESTEMRALCVSWDFNLNKWSEEGCTVIQTDRQRTVCHCNHLTNFAILMRPYTQVSEESPFLKTMSFVGIALSIAFTFLTSLIYILTWRYIRSDKNIMMLNICGSLILSYTIFISSVEQTSNEVACVAITAIIHYFFLVTFFSMLGLGVYYFMSITVTYYALYVANNFKSKSRIHWFLGGIWGIPVIITTTNLGAFWGKGYHLKSYCWLSIESGSLYMFIIPVCLISLINILIIVSLLRVLFASSIVARSSLQRKAS, from the exons ATGCTGAAGATAATATTTTGTCTTCACTTTTGTCTTTCATCAAGCTTTGCCTATG TTAATTTAGCGCTCAATAAAGAAACATTTGAGCAATATCCACGTCTAATCCGTTACAACGTTGCTTCAAACAAGGCTGTAGATGGGATAAAGCCAGATCAAAACTACAGTGATGAacaatgttcattttcaaaGGCAGAAAAAACAGCCACCTGGTGGGTGAATCTAAACAGTGTTTACAACATCAATGATATCCGGATATATTACGCTAATG AGTCAGGTTGGGGAAACTGGTATAAAGGGCTGCGCTTAGGATTTTCTATATACGTCTCAAACACAACCAATAAGTCAGATGGTGTATTATGCTACAAGGACAACAATTTTACGTTGGACACCTTTCCAGAAGTCCTTGATACCCAGTGTCCTGTGTATGGACAATACGTCATTTATTACAACGAGAGACTACTCGGAGTTACGTACCCTGAGGACTATAGTAATGATGTATTCAATTCACTTTGCGAAGTTGAAGTGTATG gGTGTCCTGTCCTTGGCCACTATGGAGCTGATTGCAACGTGTCCTGTTCTGACGCCGATTGTTGCTATAGTCATGTCGAAACGGGCACTTGTCAGGGTTGTTATTCGGAAAGTGAAGGACTTCAATGTCGATTTG AACAAAACACCTGCATAGAAGACAAGACAGACGGTATATTATGGAAAGCAACTTTTGCaggaagaaataaagaaattccGTGCCCTGAAAATCAAAATG GAGTGGCGACAAGATTCTGTGATGAACATGGAGAATGGAATCTTCCTAACCTTATTAACTGCACCAACGAAGCTCTGGTGAATGCATCATCACTT TTGGATGGTATCATCGCAAATAAAACACAGGATAAATTCAGAATCCAGAAGACGGTTAACAATACTCTACAATTGATGAAAAAGCTTACATCATCGACCAGTGGAATCAGTGCTGGGGATCTGAGCTCCTCTCTTGGCGTTTTGGAGAAGATTGTCACAGTAACAAACGCTACGGGATCAGTTATCGAAAAAGAG GTCTTTTACGCTGttattgataacattttgtCGCCTAATAACTCTAACTCTTGGACTACTATAAGCGAACAG ACAGAAAATGGCCCCACCTTTCTCCTAAAGAATATGGACCGTTTCAGCAAAATAACACTCCAAAACGACAATATTACAGCAACTAAATTTAACGGATTTAATTTTG agctggttatcAACCAAACAAAAATCGATGAAACGAGAATACGTTTTCCGGATGAACAATCAAACAAGGTTTCTCCAAACCCCGAAGAAAGTCTTACCTTTCTAGAATTACCAAAACAAGCATCAAACGCtacaaaag CGATCAACTATGTTGCTGTTCTATATAAAACAATGTCAGACATTCTGGGATCTGATTCTAACAG TAAAGAGTTGAAAGGTAAACAGGCGAAAAAGTCTAAACAAAGATCCTTTGTCAATTCCCCAATACTGTCCCTCACTACCCAGACAGACTTAGGAGTGTTGGACCCACCTCTCAATCTTAGGTTTGGACACACTATTAAA aAGGAGTCTACAGAAATGCGCGCTTTATGTGTATCATGGGATTTTAATCTAAA CAAATGGTCAGAGGAAGGATGCACTGTGATCCAAACAGATCGTCAGAGAACTGTTTGTCATTGCAACCATCTCACAAACTTTGCTATTTTAATGAGACCATACACTCAG GTATCCGAAGAAAGTCCATTCTTAAAAACGATGTCATTTGTTGGGATAGCTCTCTCCATAGCGTTTACGTTTCTTACTTCTTTGATTTACATCTTGACATGGAG ATATATAAGGAGTGACAAAAACATCATGATGCTGAATATCTGTGGATCGTTAATACTGTCgtatacaatatttatatcGTCAGTGGAACAGACATCGAATGAG GTTGCTTGCGTTGCAATAACGGCCATTATCCACTACTTTTTCTTAGTGACATTCTTCAGTATGCTTGGGTTAGGTGTTTATTACTTCATGAGTATTACAGTGACTTACTATGCCCTGTATGTTGCAAACAACTTCAAGTCGAAATCAAGGATTCATTGGTTTCTGGGTGGAATCTGGG GTATACCGGTCATTATTACTACAACAAATCTTGGAGCGTTTTGGGGGAAAGGATACCACCTGAAGTCATA CTGCTGGTTGTCCATAGAAAGTGGCTCACTTTATATGTTTATCATTCCAGTCTGTCTGATTAGTTTG atCAACATTCTTATAATTGTTTCACTTTTAAGGGTGTTGTTTGCTTCGAGCATAGTGGCAAGGTCTTCACTGCAGAGGAAAGCGTCGTGA